In one Triplophysa dalaica isolate WHDGS20190420 chromosome 9, ASM1584641v1, whole genome shotgun sequence genomic region, the following are encoded:
- the LOC130428792 gene encoding protein NLRC3-like: protein MDDSQTLRDGGYSPGFRSEDQKRSDSPEISCVSMKSDASMEKPLTFKHTSPDQSYYCPLPEVLNTFRSNLRKKFECLCEGTSDERNPTLLNEIYTELYITESESGEISNEHEVRQIETQSRRTATEDTPIKCNDIFKALPAQDKPIRSVLTKGVAGIGKTVSVQKFILDWAEGKENQDVHLIFPLPFREIDLMKNQTLSLLHLLHLFFPETKEMEISSGEYKVLFIFDGLDECRVSLDFHRSVRLCDVSESASVDVILTNLMKGNLLPSALIWITSRPAAADLIPSECVDRVTEVRGFTDKQKEEYFSKRISDESLNNRIISHLKSSRSLYIMCHIPVFCWISATVLERMLSEAESEGEIPKTLTQMYTHFLIIQTNIKHQKDYEKKVKNDEDMIFKLAKLSFEQLVKGNLIFYDEDLRECGIDVAEASVYSGLCTQIFREEFGLCQGKVYCFVHLSIQEHLAALYAHISITNNKRNVFNKGPEVTKKLCKTEYPGCFSTIVDIFNLPDLMSEFHERAVDEALQSQNGHLDLFLRFLLGLSLESNQILLQDLLTHMRRCSYKKEKTVEYIKQKINENLSPEKSINLIHCLNELDDDSLLQEIQHYVRSNTVGRSKLSSSQWSALVFVLLMSEQHLDELDLKKFIGGKNTADEVLVKLQPVIKESRKLKLIRCKFTDEGCVALSSTLRSNPSHLKDLNLFNINLRDSGVKLISTVLENPHCKMEKLWYDLIKHSLSSSFNK, encoded by the exons ATGGATGATTCACAAACACTCAGAGATGGAGGTTATTCTCCAGGATTCAG ATCAGAAGATCAGAAGAGATCAGACTCACCTGAGATCAGttgtgtgtctatgaagagtgatGCGTCTATGGAGAAACCActgacatttaaacacacatcaccTGATCAGAG TTATTATTGCCCGCTACCTGAAGTCCTAAACACATTCAGATCAAATCTGAGAAAGAagtttgagtgtttgtgtgaaggaACATCAGATGAGAGAAACCCAACACTGCTGAATGAGATCTACACAGAGCTCTACATCACAGAGAGTGAAAGTGGAGAGATCAGTAATgaacatgaggtgagacagattgagacaCAATCCAGGAGAACAGCAACAGAGGACACACCAATCAAatgcaatgacatctttaaagcttTACCTGCACAAGacaaacccatcagaagtgTGCTGACAAAGGGAGTCGCTggcattggaaaaacagtctctgtgcagaagttcattctggactggGCTGAAGGGAAAGAGAATCAGGACGTCCACCTCATATTTCCACTTCCTTTCAGAGAGATCGATCTGATGAAGAACCAAACACTCAGTCTTTtacatcttcttcatcttttcttcccagagacaaaagaaatggaaatctCCAGCGGTGAATATAAAGtgttgttcatctttgatggtttGGATGAGTGTCGTGTGTCTCTGGATTTTCACAGAAGTGTgaggttgtgtgatgtcagtgaatCAGCCTCAGTGGACGTGATCCTGACAAACCTCATGAAGGGGAATCTGCTtccctctgctctcatctggatcacctccagaccagcagcagctgATCTCATCCCCTCTGAGTGTGTTGATCGAGTCACAGAGGTACGAGGCTTCACTGACAAACAGAAGGAGGAATACTTCAGCAAGAGAATCAGTGATGAGAGTCTGAACAACAGAATCATCTCACACCTGAAGTCATCCAGGAGCctctacatcatgtgtcacatcccagtgttctgctggatttcagccactgttctagagagaatgttgagtgaagcagagagtgaaggagagatccccaagactctcactcaaatgtacacacacttcctgatcattcagacaaacatcaaacatcagaagGACTATGAGAAGAAAGTGAAGAATGATGAAGACATGATCTTCAAACTGGCCAAACTGTCTTTTGAGCAGCTTGTGAAAGGGAACCTGATCTTCTATGATGAGGACCTGAGAGAGTGTGGCATTGATGTAGCAGAAGCATCAGTGTACTCAGGATTGTGCactcagatcttcagagaggaGTTTGGCTTGTGTCAGGGGAAAGTTTACTGCTTTGTTCATCTGAGCATTCAGGAACATCTCGCAGCTCTTTATGCTCACATCTCCATCACAAACAACaagagaaatgtgtttaataaaggTCCTGAAGTGACAAAAAAACTATGTAAAACTGAATATCCAGGTTGTTTTTCAACAATTGTGGACATATTTAATTTACCGGATTTAATGTCTGAATTTCATGAGAGAGCTGTAGATGAAGCTTTACAGAGTCAGAATGGACATCTGGATCTTTTCCTGCGTTTTCTTCTGGGTCTCTCACTGGAGTCCAATCAGATTCTCTTACAGGATCTACTGACACACATGAGAAGATGCTCCTACAAGAAAGAGAAAACTGTTGAGTACATTAAACAGAAGATCAATGAGAATCTGTCTCCAGAGAAATCCATCAATCTGAttcactgtctgaatgaactggatgatgattcactgctgcaggaGATTCAACATTATGTGAGATCTAACACTGTCGGACGCTCCAAACTCTCCTCTTCACAGTGGTCAGCTTTAGTTTTTGTGTTGCTGATGTCTGAACAGCATTTGGATGAACTTGATCTGAAGAAATTTATTGGAGGTAAAAATACAGCAGATGAAGTTCTTGTGAAACTGCAGCCTGTGATCAAAGAATCCAGAAAACTGAA GTTGATTCGGTGTAAAttcacagatgaaggttgtgttgctttGTCTTCaactctgagatcaaacccctcacacctgaaaGATCTGAATCTGTTTAACATTAATCTgagagattcaggagtgaagctgatctctactgtactggagaatcctcactgtaaaaTGGAGAAACTGTGGtatgatttaataaaacattctcTTTCATCCTCTTTCAACAAATGA
- the LOC130428796 gene encoding uncharacterized protein LOC130428796 translates to MACSFQNGRDLCRFEFERITTIPLVSTYFAKMDQYSAKLMKIYAKRGGVNGQRIKDLLVPTKRDTDAPSTQEAIQKTVMGVFVVRIEGFDIEDTPANVGVVLEGVRVLEDLNNVSYATAMLMGLIYALT, encoded by the exons ATGGCCTGCTCTTTTCAGAACGGAAGAG atttgTGTAGATTTGAGTTTGAAAGAATCACAACAATTCCATTGGTGTCTACGTACTTTGCGAAGATGGATCAATATTCTGCTAAACTTATGAAGATCTATGCAAAGCGAGGAGGAGTCAATGGACAAAGAATTAAAGACCTGTTGGTTCCCACAAAACGG GATACAGATGCACCCAGTACTCAGGAGGCGATCCAGAAAACTGTGATGGGAGTGTTTGTTGTAAGAATTGAAGGTTTCGACATCGAAGACACCCCAGCAAATGTTGGAGTGGTATTGGAGGGAGTGAGAGTTCTTGAGGACCTGAACAACGTATCATATGCGACAGCCATGCTGATGGGACTGATATATGCACTGACTTGA